GAACGCCGCTCTTGCTGTTACAAGCACCGCCGGCACCCGACGAACGGCGGTTCTATCTGCACATTCTGGCGTCCGTCGGGGCACCGGCCACGGCACTGAGCGCGCGCGCTCAAAATGTGGCCTCCCTCGAAGTCCGTGTTGTTGCGCTTTTGCGCGACCTTGGCCTGCGGATGATCATGATCGACGAGGTCCACAACCTCTTGGCCGGGACCCACCGCGAACAGCGCCGCTTTCTCAATGTTCTTCGGTATCTCAGCAATGAACTCGAAGTGTCACTGGTCTGCCTGGGGGTCAGCGAGGCCGTCGATGCCATCCGTGGTGATATCCAGCTTGCCAGGCGGTTGGATGAACATCACCTGCCGAACTGGCGCGACGATGCCGAGTTCTCGGACATGATCCAAACACTCATTGCGGCAATGCCCCTCGAGAAGAAATCCAATCTGAAGGTCAAGTCGCTCAAGCAGATACTTGCACTGACCGGTGGGGTGACCTCGCGCATCTTCGCCCTGATCAAGGATCTTGCCATCGACGCCATTGTCACAGGTGAGGAATGCATCACCGATGACGCAATCGCAAAATGGACCCCGGTTTGGTCGCGCCATGCGAACGCCCATCGCCGGCTCGAGAAGTCCGGGGTTTGAAACCGCGCCCGCTGCCCAAGACTGTCGCACCTCTGCCAGATGAGTTGTTGTCAGGTTGGTTGTCTCGGCTGGCTGCGGCCAACTACTGTGATGACGCGGAACTACTGGCCCATATCGAAATCGATACAACTCATGGCACGTCCTTGGACTTCAACATCGACGCGGCAGCGGCATATAAAATTTCCGACGCCGCACGAACCGATCCCGATATCGTGCAGTCTTTGACCTTTCCAATAATGACGCCATTAGAGACCCTGCTGACGGCCCGCGTCCCGTTCCAATCTTGTCAGGAATGCTCTCGGCGGGGCCTTTCGCTCAAGCATTGGAGGCGAGCCTGGG
The nucleotide sequence above comes from Pseudosulfitobacter pseudonitzschiae. Encoded proteins:
- a CDS encoding TniB family NTP-binding protein codes for the protein MTPIFCPLPAHCSRWRDGELRARTTEEDGRIALIQSDIWIGFPRAEQVLDRLQGMIEAPRQTRMPGLLVHGASGIGKTMIARNLSRRYAPEYDPASGITRTPLLLLQAPPAPDERRFYLHILASVGAPATALSARAQNVASLEVRVVALLRDLGLRMIMIDEVHNLLAGTHREQRRFLNVLRYLSNELEVSLVCLGVSEAVDAIRGDIQLARRLDEHHLPNWRDDAEFSDMIQTLIAAMPLEKKSNLKVKSLKQILALTGGVTSRIFALIKDLAIDAIVTGEECITDDAIAKWTPVWSRHANAHRRLEKSGV